The Chthoniobacterales bacterium genome has a window encoding:
- a CDS encoding MlaD family protein, which produces MKKNVSDYVVALSVVVCSAILLAALTMALTGFRLKKPTRTLQIDFEDVTGVKLHSEVRYAGALAGRVIAMHHLTREQREAGENKRKAVRVTVSLLEEIPPLPSDVIATLSSDTMLSPSFVALSAGTPGGETLANNAIIDGHPAYGIPQIAAAAGPLIDNANKLIDSLNATAGNLNNTVTSVRTNFEDFLPKISPMLDTAKTDLEELQGIIKGLDVVEKNANDVLKNANGVFENAGKFVGSTDKSLQEQMKELRVILLNLKVVSTHAKALVDALAEKPNRIIFSGKTQTLTPESDILKSKEPLPARKP; this is translated from the coding sequence ATGAAAAAGAATGTGTCCGATTACGTTGTCGCGCTCTCGGTGGTCGTTTGCAGTGCGATCCTCCTCGCCGCGCTGACGATGGCGCTCACCGGGTTCAGGTTGAAAAAGCCGACGCGGACTTTGCAGATCGATTTCGAGGATGTCACCGGCGTGAAGCTGCATTCCGAGGTGCGTTACGCGGGGGCGTTGGCGGGGCGGGTGATCGCCATGCATCACCTCACCCGCGAGCAACGCGAAGCCGGGGAGAACAAACGGAAGGCGGTCCGGGTAACCGTTAGCCTGCTCGAGGAGATCCCGCCGTTGCCGTCCGATGTCATTGCGACATTGAGCTCGGACACAATGCTCTCGCCGAGTTTTGTGGCTCTTTCTGCTGGCACGCCCGGCGGCGAAACTCTAGCCAACAACGCCATCATCGACGGGCATCCCGCTTACGGAATTCCACAGATCGCCGCCGCCGCCGGACCGTTGATCGACAACGCGAATAAACTCATCGACAGCCTGAACGCGACGGCGGGAAATCTCAATAACACCGTCACCAGTGTGCGAACCAATTTCGAAGACTTCCTTCCTAAGATTTCGCCCATGCTCGACACCGCGAAGACGGATCTCGAGGAACTCCAGGGCATCATCAAGGGCCTCGACGTTGTGGAGAAGAATGCCAACGACGTTTTAAAGAACGCGAACGGCGTTTTTGAGAACGCCGGAAAGTTCGTCGGCAGCACGGACAAAAGCCTCCAGGAACAGATGAAGGAGCTGCGGGTGATCCTGCTCAACCTGAAGGTCGTAAGCACCCACGCGAAGGCGCTTGTCGATGCCCTGGCGGAGAAACCGAACCGGATCATCTTCAGCGGCAAGACTCAAACGCTCACCCCGGAATCCGACATCCTGAAGAGCAAGGAACCATTGCCCGCCAGGAAGCCGTAG
- a CDS encoding ABC transporter ATP-binding protein, whose protein sequence is MPETEPVVEVTDLYRKFGERTVIDNLSFTIHAGETLVIMGGSGCGKSTLLRHIIGVMKPTAGSVKIFGQEITTMNDREIVEIRRRFGMLFQSGALLASLTVGENVALPLLQHTDMSVDEIEELVTQKLQMVGLNGFNALKPSEISGGMRKRVGLARALALDPELLFSDEPTSGLDPIMTAVVDKLTLELTKDEGMTAVVVTHDMTSAFRIASRMIMLGRGRILAQGTPDEIRTHPDPEVQQFINGEPDGPMPLNLSQDDHEHHPHVKARPLVAARHRFRHKMP, encoded by the coding sequence ATGCCTGAGACCGAGCCAGTCGTCGAAGTAACCGATCTTTACCGAAAGTTCGGCGAGCGCACCGTCATCGATAACCTTTCCTTCACGATCCATGCCGGGGAGACGCTGGTGATCATGGGCGGAAGCGGTTGCGGCAAGAGCACCCTGCTCCGCCACATCATCGGGGTCATGAAGCCAACCGCCGGTTCCGTGAAAATATTCGGCCAGGAAATCACCACGATGAACGATCGCGAGATCGTGGAAATCCGGCGGCGGTTCGGAATGCTCTTTCAGTCCGGCGCGCTTCTGGCCTCGCTTACCGTCGGAGAAAATGTAGCGCTGCCTTTGTTGCAGCACACCGACATGTCGGTCGATGAAATCGAGGAATTGGTTACCCAGAAATTGCAGATGGTCGGCTTGAACGGCTTCAACGCGCTCAAACCGTCCGAGATCAGCGGCGGCATGCGGAAACGGGTTGGGCTCGCGCGCGCTCTTGCGCTTGATCCCGAGTTGCTCTTCAGCGACGAACCGACCTCCGGCCTCGATCCCATCATGACGGCGGTGGTCGACAAACTGACCCTCGAGCTAACCAAGGATGAAGGCATGACCGCCGTCGTCGTCACCCATGACATGACGAGTGCTTTCCGGATCGCGAGCCGAATGATTATGCTCGGACGCGGCCGGATTCTCGCGCAAGGTACTCCCGACGAAATTCGCACCCATCCCGATCCTGAAGTGCAACAGTTCATTAATGGCGAACCCGACGGCCCCATGCCCTTAAACCTTTCCCAGGACGATCACGAACATCATCCGCATGTGAAGGCGCGGCCGCTGGTCGCCGCCCGGCACCGGTTCCGCCATAAAATGCCATGA
- a CDS encoding ABC transporter permease, translating into MKNFLRLNASLLYWIFVAPFKGDVIKIAPIFRQMVAIGVRATPMVALTAFSIGVTLAMQAAHSLQELGAEIYVPDLVMVTLLREMGPVLIAVIVIGRSGSAVAAELGTMKVSEEIEALEVMAINPISYLIVPRFIAMLIMLPVLTVLGNYIGVLGGWAVCHFALDVTTAGFILRALESANTWDLYSGIIKSAVFAWIIITIACSAGLHVEGGAEGVGQATTASVVQSLLAMLVSNAILTSIFFFKP; encoded by the coding sequence GTGAAGAATTTTCTCCGGCTCAACGCCAGCCTGCTTTACTGGATCTTCGTCGCACCGTTCAAGGGCGACGTGATCAAGATCGCGCCTATTTTTCGGCAGATGGTCGCCATCGGCGTCCGGGCAACCCCGATGGTCGCGCTGACCGCTTTCAGCATCGGCGTGACCTTGGCGATGCAGGCAGCGCATTCTTTGCAGGAACTCGGCGCGGAAATCTACGTGCCGGACCTGGTGATGGTGACGCTCCTTCGCGAAATGGGTCCCGTCCTCATCGCGGTGATTGTGATTGGGCGCAGCGGCTCGGCTGTCGCAGCGGAGTTGGGTACGATGAAAGTCTCCGAGGAAATCGAAGCGCTCGAAGTGATGGCCATTAACCCGATCAGCTACCTAATCGTTCCGCGGTTCATCGCGATGCTCATCATGCTCCCGGTGCTGACGGTCCTTGGAAATTACATCGGCGTCCTGGGCGGCTGGGCGGTCTGCCATTTCGCGCTCGATGTGACCACCGCTGGCTTCATTCTTCGCGCGCTCGAGAGCGCCAACACCTGGGACCTCTACTCGGGCATTATTAAGAGCGCAGTCTTTGCCTGGATTATTATTACCATCGCCTGCTCCGCCGGATTGCACGTAGAAGGCGGCGCGGAAGGAGTCGGTCAGGCGACGACGGCTTCGGTGGTGCAATCGCTCCTCGCCATGCTGGTCAGCAACGCGATTCTGACTTCGATCTTTTTCTTCAAGCCATGA
- a CDS encoding cupin domain-containing protein, which produces MRPSDVDFLIRRFEQPDEVREFTKGKFEIVRIGSMTIGRASYEPGWKWSEHVGAATGSTSCEVEHVGLVISGSAACRMNDGRYYEMKPGDLFYIGPGHDSWVVGDEPYVSLHFLGAEHYAVK; this is translated from the coding sequence ATGAGACCGAGCGACGTCGACTTCCTCATCCGGCGGTTCGAGCAGCCGGACGAAGTGCGCGAATTCACAAAGGGCAAATTCGAGATCGTAAGAATCGGGTCGATGACCATTGGCCGCGCCAGCTACGAGCCGGGCTGGAAATGGTCGGAACATGTTGGCGCGGCTACCGGCTCGACGTCATGCGAAGTCGAGCACGTCGGCCTTGTCATCTCGGGTTCAGCCGCGTGCCGGATGAACGATGGACGTTATTATGAAATGAAGCCCGGCGATCTTTTCTATATCGGGCCCGGTCACGATAGTTGGGTGGTCGGCGACGAGCCGTATGTTTCCCTTCATTTTCTGGGCGCGGAGCATTACGCGGTGAAATGA
- a CDS encoding sigma-70 family RNA polymerase sigma factor, which translates to MADEEVSPELVAAALRDDDEAARELVRRLYPLVAKLVRAHRPPRSAEEDLCQMIFIKVMQKLSQFSGKVPLEHWVSRIAINTCINQIQAEKARPELREADLSEEQAALVRNLATTTGELGPDQSFASRELVEHLMTALQPAERLVIDLLYLQQRTVAEIQRVTGWSGALVKVRAFRARQKMKKRMATISMKERE; encoded by the coding sequence ATGGCTGATGAGGAAGTCTCACCGGAATTGGTGGCCGCGGCGCTGCGCGACGATGATGAAGCCGCGCGCGAACTGGTCCGGCGGCTTTACCCTTTGGTGGCGAAATTGGTGCGCGCGCATCGTCCGCCGCGCAGCGCCGAGGAGGATCTTTGCCAGATGATATTCATAAAGGTCATGCAGAAGCTGTCGCAGTTCTCCGGCAAGGTGCCGCTGGAGCACTGGGTCTCGCGCATCGCCATCAATACTTGCATCAATCAAATCCAGGCGGAGAAAGCGCGGCCCGAGTTGCGCGAAGCCGATCTAAGCGAGGAACAGGCGGCCCTGGTCCGAAACCTGGCGACGACGACGGGTGAGCTCGGCCCTGATCAGAGTTTTGCTTCGCGCGAGCTGGTCGAGCATCTTATGACCGCGCTTCAACCAGCCGAGCGACTTGTGATCGATCTCCTTTACCTGCAGCAGCGAACCGTGGCAGAAATCCAGAGGGTCACTGGCTGGAGCGGCGCCCTCGTGAAGGTGCGCGCTTTCCGGGCCCGGCAGAAAATGAAAAAACGGATGGCGACGATCTCGATGAAGGAGCGGGAATGA
- a CDS encoding type II toxin-antitoxin system death-on-curing family toxin: MSEPILHLTVGAIKAIHAEVLAAHGGATGLRDETLLESAAAAPQATMMGQPLISDPIEMAAAYLFYLCRNHAFVDGNKRTALAACLVFLEANGLLPDMKLPTDDWEKFVLDVAASKLDRDGTTRRLRGLLKTISKNKGR; the protein is encoded by the coding sequence TTGAGCGAACCGATTCTTCACCTCACGGTTGGCGCCATAAAGGCCATTCATGCGGAGGTGCTCGCCGCGCATGGAGGAGCCACTGGTCTGCGTGATGAAACGCTCCTGGAATCGGCGGCCGCGGCGCCCCAGGCGACGATGATGGGACAGCCACTGATATCCGATCCGATCGAGATGGCCGCGGCCTATTTGTTCTATCTTTGCCGCAATCACGCCTTCGTTGATGGCAATAAGCGAACTGCGCTTGCTGCCTGCCTGGTCTTTCTCGAAGCCAATGGGCTGCTGCCCGACATGAAGTTACCAACTGATGATTGGGAAAAGTTCGTTCTCGATGTTGCAGCCAGTAAACTCGACCGCGACGGCACTACCCGGCGTCTGCGCGGATTGTTAAAGACAATTTCAAAAAACAAAGGACGCTGA
- a CDS encoding methyltransferase domain-containing protein encodes MNRFTEFEHEGWERVANKYDSVWSSSTRQFIPPLLDAADVSANLSLLDVGCGPGYVSAAAAERGAIPTGLDFSREMIAIAKKMFPRIQFQEGDAQNLPFADGSFDRVVANFALLHLADPERAFAEACRVLKPGGKFGFSTWAHLTENPFVKLVDDAIQAHATLDVDLPPGPPYYLFASRDEFREALARAGFDGDSMTFKVHTIEWKIPSARFLFEAELNAGVRTAGLLARQSPEQLRAIQSAIEEAVRPYAKSDGFAIPKAAYLVAARKT; translated from the coding sequence ATGAATCGTTTCACCGAATTCGAACACGAAGGCTGGGAACGCGTCGCAAACAAATACGACTCCGTCTGGTCGAGCTCCACCCGCCAATTCATTCCGCCCTTGCTCGACGCGGCGGACGTCTCCGCCAACCTGTCCCTCCTCGATGTCGGATGCGGCCCTGGTTACGTTTCCGCGGCTGCGGCCGAACGCGGCGCGATCCCTACCGGACTCGATTTTTCCCGGGAGATGATTGCGATCGCGAAGAAAATGTTTCCGCGGATCCAGTTCCAGGAAGGCGACGCCCAAAACCTTCCTTTCGCTGACGGCAGCTTCGACCGCGTCGTGGCCAATTTCGCCCTTCTCCATTTGGCCGACCCCGAACGGGCCTTTGCCGAAGCGTGCCGGGTTCTCAAGCCCGGTGGAAAATTCGGGTTTAGCACCTGGGCACACCTGACCGAAAATCCATTTGTGAAACTGGTCGACGACGCCATCCAGGCGCACGCGACGCTCGACGTCGATCTTCCGCCCGGTCCGCCTTACTACCTGTTTGCCAGCCGTGATGAATTCCGAGAAGCGCTCGCCCGGGCTGGCTTCGATGGCGATTCGATGACTTTCAAAGTGCACACCATCGAATGGAAAATCCCGAGCGCCCGCTTCCTTTTCGAAGCGGAACTCAACGCGGGCGTTCGCACCGCCGGACTGCTCGCCCGGCAAAGTCCCGAACAACTGAGAGCCATTCAATCAGCCATCGAAGAGGCTGTGCGGCCTTACGCCAAAAGTGACGGCTTCGCCATTCCCAAGGCCGCTTACCTTGTCGCCGCCCGCAAGACCTGA
- a CDS encoding DMT family transporter, with translation MRKVTELLLFPGRQFGADKNMTSTRIFCLTLMAMTAFAGNSLLCRLALKHTAIDAATFTLVRIVSGAVALRLIVSLRSESLRKAGSWFSAAMLFAYAAAFSFAYLSLPAGTGALLLFGAVQATMIFWALRTGERLAWRQRLGLAFALAGLVALVFPGLSAPPLGGSVLMLAAGVAWGIYSLRGKNAGEPVRATAGNFARAVPLAVILSLAALPWIRFDRAGIVYAVLSGAIASGAGYAIWYTALPGLKGASAASVQLMVPVLAAAGGILFLGEAISLRLVLASVAVLGGIGLVVWNRRPKSNA, from the coding sequence GTGAGAAAGGTAACGGAGTTGTTACTTTTCCCAGGCCGTCAGTTCGGCGCGGACAAGAACATGACCTCGACGCGAATCTTCTGCCTCACGCTCATGGCGATGACGGCCTTTGCCGGCAACTCGCTCCTTTGCCGCCTGGCGCTAAAGCATACTGCGATTGATGCCGCCACCTTTACCCTGGTCCGAATCGTTTCAGGAGCGGTCGCGCTTAGACTCATCGTGAGCCTGCGATCGGAATCGCTCCGAAAGGCAGGGAGCTGGTTTTCCGCGGCGATGCTTTTTGCTTATGCCGCAGCGTTTTCGTTCGCCTACCTCAGTTTGCCGGCGGGAACCGGCGCCCTGCTTCTCTTCGGCGCCGTGCAGGCGACGATGATTTTTTGGGCCTTGCGAACTGGTGAACGCCTTGCCTGGCGACAACGTCTCGGGCTTGCTTTCGCGCTGGCCGGGCTGGTGGCCCTTGTTTTCCCCGGCCTCTCCGCGCCGCCTCTCGGGGGCTCGGTCCTGATGCTGGCAGCTGGTGTCGCCTGGGGCATCTATTCGCTTCGGGGCAAAAACGCGGGAGAACCGGTCCGAGCGACCGCCGGTAATTTCGCGCGGGCTGTTCCCCTGGCGGTAATCCTGAGCCTGGCCGCGCTGCCGTGGATCAGGTTCGATCGCGCCGGAATTGTTTATGCGGTTTTGTCGGGAGCGATCGCGTCGGGAGCTGGCTATGCGATTTGGTACACGGCACTTCCGGGCTTGAAAGGCGCCAGTGCTGCGAGCGTTCAGCTCATGGTGCCGGTGCTCGCCGCAGCGGGCGGGATCTTGTTTCTCGGCGAAGCAATCTCGCTGCGCCTGGTTCTCGCGTCGGTGGCCGTGCTGGGAGGAATTGGGCTGGTGGTGTGGAATCGGAGGCCGAAGAGCAATGCTTGA
- a CDS encoding delta-60 repeat domain-containing protein translates to MFTPFKTQQVGVWISQLNTLRAWRLRLTVPFLLALGLALAGSIQSAKAADGDLDLTFGLGGKVITDFNNSTDWLSRVAVQADGKIVAIGVTHPSHKGALARYNPDGTLDPTFGNGGKVITVATVRESASGLLILPDGKIVISGSIDLPSTSDTSFVLLRFNSDGSVDPAFGNSGTVTTNISFNDDQAYALALQTDGKIVAAGRRGIQFNVSEQRKGNVALTRYNPDGSLDTTFGTLGKVVNDFGQGLESYALEVIIQPDGKIVIAGESAYAFLVARYNSNGTLDTTFGNGGFTEINFGNLSWDHGRDVVLQADGKIIVVGISEINSPYDSFAVARFNPDGSLDQSFGNGGKFVMVDEGDLEAAVLQSDGKLIALGTTGNNFTLLRFNLNGSLDPTFGINGTVTTTFGGGNAEGSDLVFQPDGKLLAGGLTSTDFYFQNSDFALARYLVGANPAPTPTPTPPIKKGRRPSS, encoded by the coding sequence ATGTTTACCCCGTTCAAAACTCAGCAAGTTGGAGTGTGGATCTCCCAGTTGAATACCCTCCGAGCCTGGCGACTCCGCCTCACCGTTCCTTTCCTTCTAGCCCTGGGCCTCGCGCTCGCCGGGAGCATCCAGTCCGCGAAAGCCGCGGATGGCGACCTGGATCTTACGTTCGGCCTTGGCGGCAAAGTGATAACCGACTTCAACAATAGCACTGACTGGCTGAGCCGGGTCGCTGTCCAGGCTGACGGCAAGATCGTCGCCATTGGCGTCACCCATCCAAGCCATAAGGGGGCGCTCGCCCGCTACAACCCGGATGGCACCCTCGACCCAACATTTGGGAATGGCGGCAAAGTGATCACCGTGGCCACCGTCCGGGAAAGCGCGTCCGGGCTCCTCATTCTGCCAGACGGCAAAATCGTGATTAGCGGAAGCATCGACCTACCTTCTACCTCGGATACTTCGTTCGTCCTCCTCCGCTTCAACTCGGACGGCTCGGTCGATCCCGCTTTCGGCAACAGCGGGACCGTGACCACAAATATCAGCTTTAATGATGACCAGGCTTACGCGCTCGCCCTCCAGACTGATGGGAAAATCGTGGCCGCTGGCCGGAGGGGGATCCAGTTCAATGTCTCTGAGCAAAGGAAAGGTAATGTTGCCCTCACCCGCTACAATCCTGACGGCTCGCTGGACACGACGTTTGGCACCCTCGGGAAGGTGGTCAATGACTTCGGGCAGGGCCTCGAGAGTTATGCCCTCGAGGTAATCATCCAACCCGACGGCAAGATCGTCATCGCCGGCGAGTCCGCCTATGCATTCCTGGTGGCCCGTTATAACTCTAACGGAACGCTCGATACGACCTTCGGCAACGGCGGCTTCACGGAGATCAATTTTGGCAACCTGAGCTGGGACCATGGCAGGGATGTTGTCCTTCAGGCCGACGGCAAGATCATTGTGGTAGGGATTTCCGAGATTAATAGCCCCTACGATAGTTTCGCCGTCGCGCGCTTTAATCCGGACGGGTCGTTGGACCAGAGCTTTGGCAACGGTGGCAAGTTCGTCATGGTCGACGAGGGAGATCTCGAGGCGGCTGTTCTTCAGAGCGACGGCAAGCTGATCGCGCTTGGCACTACCGGCAACAACTTCACATTGCTGCGCTTCAACCTGAACGGCTCCCTCGATCCGACGTTCGGCATCAACGGCACCGTCACCACAACGTTCGGCGGGGGCAATGCCGAAGGAAGCGACCTTGTTTTTCAACCCGATGGCAAGCTCCTCGCCGGCGGCCTTACTTCCACCGATTTTTACTTTCAGAATAGCGACTTTGCCCTGGCGCGTTATCTGGTCGGGGCAAACCCGGCGCCAACTCCGACGCCTACCCCCCCGATCAAGAAAGGGCGCCGGCCGAGCTCTTGA
- a CDS encoding SGNH/GDSL hydrolase family protein produces MILGRNSFNLVAGIVLILASLSASAQPTPTPTATPTPTATATPTPAPTATPAPTPDPGFSRIILFGDSLSDTGNMRAEVNSMTGGLVDYPSGSFNFSDGRFTNSSDTDPGSATYVGVWHEQLARTFLNILPATASSSGGFNYAFGGARSTDGTHEELAVHSDVFGDVTITVNDLGKQVDDYLGANGTDPNALYIVWGGGNDIRTDDSEANTTATAARITALVGRLATAGAQFIMVPNLPPVGNIPRYAQDPDRIVTLNSDSILFREELDADLDALVSDLAGQGITPTIYRVDVWTNVIRTLASPADYGFTNVRQPSQGNSNVDPDDYIYWDEVHPTTAGHYWLAKGANDAITLPVVAPGKAVNLATRVSVGTGDEVAIAGFIILGDGPKKVLIRGIGPSLTMHGVPNPLADPTLNLLDEGANSLGTNDNWRDSAQAMEIMNSGLSPGNDLESAILVSLMPGQYTAVLSGKDSTVGNGLVEIYDLDAGASSTLGNVSTRGFVGTGDNVLIGGLIIADGENPMVVVRAMGPSLTNAGIAEPLMDPTLDLYNANGEPIASNDDWKNGQSEAAIATLLYPFDDRESVVVAFPAPGNYTAIVRGKDDTTGIALVEAYRLP; encoded by the coding sequence ATGATCTTGGGACGTAATAGTTTTAATCTTGTCGCCGGTATCGTGCTGATATTGGCCAGTTTATCCGCCTCGGCGCAGCCGACACCAACCCCGACTGCCACTCCGACGCCTACTGCGACCGCGACGCCTACCCCGGCGCCCACGGCAACGCCGGCCCCAACGCCCGATCCCGGCTTTAGCAGAATCATCCTCTTCGGAGATAGTCTTTCCGATACCGGGAATATGCGGGCCGAGGTCAACTCGATGACCGGCGGCCTGGTCGATTATCCCAGCGGCAGTTTTAATTTCAGCGACGGCCGTTTCACCAATAGCAGCGACACCGACCCCGGTTCGGCCACTTACGTCGGCGTCTGGCACGAACAGCTCGCGAGGACTTTCCTCAATATTCTCCCTGCGACTGCCAGCTCCAGCGGCGGCTTCAACTATGCCTTTGGCGGGGCCAGAAGTACCGACGGCACTCACGAGGAGCTCGCCGTCCACAGTGATGTCTTTGGCGACGTCACCATCACGGTCAATGACCTCGGCAAACAGGTGGACGATTATCTTGGCGCTAACGGAACTGACCCGAACGCGCTCTACATTGTTTGGGGCGGTGGGAACGATATCCGCACCGATGACAGCGAGGCCAACACGACCGCCACCGCTGCCCGCATCACGGCCCTGGTCGGCCGCCTCGCGACCGCCGGCGCTCAGTTCATCATGGTCCCGAATCTGCCGCCGGTCGGCAACATCCCAAGATACGCCCAGGACCCGGATCGGATCGTGACGTTGAATTCTGATTCGATTCTTTTTCGGGAGGAGTTGGACGCGGATCTTGACGCACTTGTCAGCGACCTTGCCGGCCAGGGGATCACTCCCACGATCTATCGGGTCGATGTCTGGACGAATGTGATCCGGACTCTCGCCTCTCCCGCGGATTACGGGTTCACTAACGTCCGCCAGCCTTCCCAGGGTAACTCGAATGTGGACCCCGACGATTATATTTACTGGGACGAAGTCCATCCCACCACGGCCGGTCATTACTGGCTCGCCAAAGGCGCGAACGACGCGATCACGCTTCCCGTGGTTGCGCCCGGCAAAGCCGTCAATCTCGCGACTCGCGTCTCCGTCGGGACCGGCGACGAAGTGGCCATCGCTGGTTTCATTATTCTGGGGGATGGTCCAAAGAAGGTTCTCATCCGCGGCATTGGTCCCAGCCTCACCATGCACGGTGTCCCGAATCCGCTGGCCGATCCCACTCTCAATTTGTTGGACGAGGGTGCGAACTCCCTGGGAACGAATGACAATTGGAGAGATTCAGCCCAGGCCATGGAAATCATGAACAGCGGCCTCTCCCCGGGCAACGATCTGGAGTCGGCGATCCTTGTCTCACTCATGCCCGGGCAGTACACCGCGGTCCTCTCCGGCAAAGACTCCACGGTCGGCAATGGTCTGGTCGAAATTTATGATCTCGACGCCGGCGCGAGCTCCACCCTCGGCAACGTGAGCACGCGCGGCTTTGTCGGCACCGGCGACAACGTCCTCATCGGCGGGCTCATTATCGCCGACGGCGAAAACCCGATGGTCGTGGTTCGAGCCATGGGACCCAGTTTGACCAACGCCGGCATCGCCGAGCCGCTTATGGATCCCACCCTCGACTTGTACAACGCCAACGGCGAGCCCATTGCCTCCAATGACGATTGGAAAAATGGCCAGTCCGAGGCCGCGATCGCAACCCTGCTGTATCCTTTCGACGATCGGGAATCAGTCGTCGTGGCCTTTCCGGCGCCCGGCAATTACACCGCTATTGTTCGCGGTAAGGACGACACCACCGGCATTGCCCTCGTCGAAGCCTACCGGCTGCCGTAA
- a CDS encoding formylglycine-generating enzyme family protein produces the protein MLDTQVSATLDLFPDDPLKWDGWEKYKAENPYERLCLNPRARPNEEQIQQHCTALLQWWQKKLRLKSQPSNPLTQLLGRGIDEAPALIVEARMQLLDQEQRRQIDDELIAQIQQETLADFSKYVAFSLARRVLTADAEANLSEYGQRNGLTEEQTRNCIEEELRRHKAQRVAPAEPETKPAVTNSTDAEKEFLHILALARLSLADATPMVRRAFAAIAESLGIPLERAEYLFDNFLEETEIAPAPAPAPARETPAPGPAPATQTKADPTPPPKTPPPPAPKIIQPVLFKPTPSSSPPEFVNPVIGKMVLIPEGEFMMGSEEPDAAPNEQPITQVILSEFYMSRFPVTNAQYEQFDPRHRQKRIKGAGDDHPVVYVTSLEADKYCQWLGLRDGKNYRLPTEAEWEYAARGNDGRKYPWGNHARRGGSANFADASTSFPWRDQQINDGYAETSPVGAFPLGASFFGLEDMAGNVWEWCSDFYGPLPGALKKNPRVASGGTRVYRGGSWKSRFTSLRTTTRSSNAPNYASNDVGFRIVCECRNPAAIP, from the coding sequence ATGCTCGACACCCAAGTTTCTGCCACCCTCGATCTCTTCCCGGACGACCCCCTGAAATGGGATGGGTGGGAGAAATACAAAGCGGAAAATCCTTACGAGCGCCTCTGCCTTAATCCAAGGGCCAGGCCAAACGAGGAACAAATTCAGCAGCACTGCACCGCTCTCCTCCAGTGGTGGCAAAAAAAGCTCCGGCTCAAGAGTCAGCCGAGCAACCCGCTCACCCAGTTGCTCGGGCGCGGCATTGACGAAGCGCCGGCGCTTATCGTCGAGGCCCGCATGCAGCTTCTCGATCAGGAACAGCGGCGGCAGATCGATGACGAACTGATAGCCCAAATCCAGCAGGAAACGCTGGCCGATTTTTCCAAATACGTCGCCTTCTCCCTCGCGCGCCGGGTCCTGACCGCGGACGCCGAGGCCAATCTTTCAGAATACGGGCAGCGCAACGGCCTGACGGAAGAGCAGACCCGGAACTGCATCGAAGAAGAATTACGGCGGCACAAAGCCCAGCGCGTCGCACCGGCGGAGCCAGAAACGAAACCCGCGGTCACCAACAGCACGGACGCCGAAAAGGAATTCCTCCATATCCTTGCCCTGGCCCGCCTGAGTCTTGCCGACGCCACTCCTATGGTGCGGCGAGCTTTCGCGGCTATCGCGGAGAGCCTCGGGATTCCCCTGGAGCGGGCTGAATACCTTTTCGACAATTTCCTGGAAGAGACCGAAATCGCTCCCGCCCCGGCCCCCGCCCCTGCGCGGGAAACGCCAGCGCCAGGACCAGCACCCGCAACCCAGACCAAGGCCGATCCGACCCCGCCGCCGAAAACGCCGCCTCCTCCCGCACCGAAAATCATCCAACCCGTTCTCTTCAAACCAACGCCATCCTCTTCGCCGCCCGAGTTCGTCAATCCGGTCATCGGGAAGATGGTTTTGATTCCCGAAGGCGAATTTATGATGGGGAGCGAAGAGCCGGACGCCGCGCCTAACGAGCAACCGATTACCCAGGTGATCCTGAGCGAGTTCTACATGTCCCGGTTTCCGGTGACCAATGCGCAATATGAGCAGTTCGATCCGCGGCACCGGCAAAAGCGAATAAAAGGGGCCGGCGACGATCATCCGGTTGTCTATGTCACCAGTCTCGAGGCCGACAAATATTGCCAATGGCTTGGCTTGAGGGATGGGAAAAATTACCGGCTGCCGACGGAAGCGGAATGGGAATACGCCGCGCGCGGAAACGATGGCCGGAAATATCCGTGGGGAAACCACGCGCGGCGCGGCGGTTCCGCCAACTTCGCCGATGCCAGTACCAGTTTCCCGTGGCGCGACCAGCAAATTAACGACGGCTACGCGGAGACCTCGCCCGTGGGCGCGTTCCCGCTCGGGGCAAGCTTCTTCGGGCTCGAAGATATGGCGGGAAACGTTTGGGAATGGTGTTCGGATTTCTACGGACCGCTGCCCGGCGCGTTGAAGAAAAATCCTCGCGTTGCTTCCGGCGGCACTCGCGTTTATCGCGGTGGAAGCTGGAAATCGCGCTTCACCAGTCTGCGCACGACAACGCGGAGCTCGAACGCCCCGAACTACGCCTCAAACGACGTCGGCTTTCGCATCGTCTGCGAATGCCGAAACCCAGCGGCGATTCCCTAA